In Helianthus annuus cultivar XRQ/B chromosome 9, HanXRQr2.0-SUNRISE, whole genome shotgun sequence, the following are encoded in one genomic region:
- the LOC110879719 gene encoding protein CANDIDATE G-PROTEIN COUPLED RECEPTOR 2: MVNNQSEYLPPAGDIIDTNHHDPLSSSLSEYKCHGLWYTAILSIPAVLFVLYLGFHLKKNIKKLRHRRSHVMITYYVLLWFSATLNLAWCSLQVWQCVPGKELSWNLLSLLTALGTLCLEISLVAFLLQESYASGLEALAHTFIISGLIVGADILLKAICVFGFHIPLFMDGETTHIGKWGLWTVDKLLLTCTYGYILFVHYSTWRDKLPPRPAFYNYVVVMFVITGIALSGCGLAAIGVGFGHWLYSLVVICYHTFYLPFVYITFLADFFQEEDLLLDNAYYSEMKDAGFFDSDLE, translated from the exons ATGGTGAACAATCAAAGCGAATATTTACCTCCAGCAGGAGACATAATCGACACCAATCATCATGAtccattatcatcatcattaagTGAGTACAAATGCCACGGGTTATGGTACACCGCCATTCTATCCATCCCTGCGGTATTATTTGTACTGTATTTAGGGTTTCATCTGAAAAAGAACATCAAGAAGCTCCGTCATCGTCGCTCACATGTTATGATCACTTACTATGTTCTTCTTTGGTTCTCTGCTACTCTTAATCTCGCATGGTGTTCTCTTCAG GTATGGCAGTGCGTTCCTGGTAAGGAATTATCTTGGAACTTGTTGTCATTGCTCACAGCATTGGGAACACTATGTTTAGAGATTAGCTTGGTAGCCTTCTTATTGCAAGAAAGTTATGCGAGCGGGCTGGAAGCATTAGCTCACACATTCATTATTTCAGGGCTCATTGTTGGAGCAGACATACTTTTAAAg GCAATTTGTGTGTTTGGATTCCACATTCCACTTTTCatggatggcgaaaccacccataTAGGGAAATGGGGCTTGTGGACAGTTGATAAGCTATTGCTGACATGTACATATGGTTATATACTTTTTGTGCATTACTCAACGTGGAGAGATAAGCTACCTC CTAGGCCAGCATTTTACAATTACGTTGTTGTCATGTTTGTGATTACTGGGATAGCGTTATCTGGTTGTGGGCTTGCTGCAATTGGTGTGGGATTCGGACATTG GCTGTATAGTTTGGTTGTTATCTGCTACCACACTTTCTATCTTCCCTTTGTTTATATAACTTTCCTAGCAGATTTCTTTCAG GAGGAAGATTTGCTTTTGGATAATGCATACTACTCTGAGATGAAGGATGCTGGGTTTTTCGATTCTGATTTGGAATAA